In Oryzias melastigma strain HK-1 linkage group LG16, ASM292280v2, whole genome shotgun sequence, a single genomic region encodes these proteins:
- the onecutl gene encoding one cut domain, family member, like, with the protein MDGGLGEMSLHSHADLAHSQDGRAMLHSRDLSAAFPRPSLGGSSMSLELDPRPTSFDHSMSALGYSGDSPSSSSSTYTTLTPLQPFDDKFHHHHHHHHPCLPVSNVIGSFTLMREERGLGTNFYNPYGKEVAMSQTLSPPSAGSGLSPPMHGYGSLGNSPNGNGGQMLHTGYDVHGGSLFCRTSDFAREMSPPGLGGGDVSVGHQLNKMEAHQHTPSHHPHIYAQHYQPHHHPSQQASKMGDHLHSSSSAASSPGEGMLAGSQGGGGSGGEEINTRDVAQRIITELKRYSIPQAIFAERVLCRSQGTLSDLLRNPKPWGKLKSGRETFKRMSRWLQEPEFQRMASLRLEACKRKEQEQSKMERNQGPKRTRLVFTDLQRRTLMAIFRENHRPTKELQVTISQQLGLELSTVSNFFMNARRRNLNKWADEGRPSSTGSSGSSASSSAVSCSTA; encoded by the exons ATGGATGGGGGTCTAGGGGAGATGTCCCTGCACAGCCACGCTGATCTGGCCCACAGCCAGGACGGCAGGGCCATGCTGCACTCCCGGGACCTCTCGGCCGCCTTCCCCAGGCCCTCCCTGGGGGGGTCCTCCATGTCTCTGGAACTGGATCCTCGTCCGACCAGCTTTGACCACTCCATGTCTGCGCTGGGCTACAGCGGCGACTCCCCGTCCAGCTCCAGCAGCACCTACACCACCCTGACCCCCCTGCAGCCCTTCGATGACAAgttccaccaccaccaccatcaccaccaccccTGCCTCCCGGTCAGCAACGTCATTGGGAGCTTCACCCTCATGCGTGAGGAGCGAGGCCTCGGCACCAACTTCTACAACCCCTACGGGAAGGAGGTGGCCATGTCCCAAACCCTCTCGCCCCCCTCTGCCGGCTCAGGCCTGAGCCCCCCCATGCACGGTTACGGCAGTCTGGGCAACAGTCCCAATGGGAATGGAGGTCAAATGCTACACACTGGCTACGACGTCCACGGAGGAAGCCTCTTCTGCCGGACATCGGATTTTGCCAGGGAGATGTCCCCCCCAGGCCTCGGGGGAGGCGACGTGTCCGTGGGCCATCAGCTGAACAAGATGGAGGCTCACCAGCACACCCCCAGCCACCACCCTCACATCTACGCCCAGCACTACCAGCCCCACCACCACCCAAGCCAGCAAGCCTCCAAGATGGGCGATCACCTGCACTCGTCGTCGTCCGCCGCCTCCTCGCCCGGCGAGGGCATGCTGGCGGGCTCCCAGGGCGGCGGGGGCAGCGGTGGAGAGGAGATCAACACCAGGGACGTGGCCCAGAGGATCATCACTGAGCTGAAGAGGTACAGCATCCCCCAGGCCATCTTTGCAGAGAGGGTTCTGTGTAGGTCACAGGGCACCCTGTCTGACCTCCTGAGGAACCCCAAGCCCTGGGGCAAGCTCAAGTCTGGCCGCGAGACCTTCAAGAGGATGTCCCGCTGGCTGCAGGAGCCAGAGTTTCAAAGGATGGCCTCGCTCCGGCTGGAGG CCTGCAAGCGCAAGGAGCAGGAGCAGAGCAAGATGGAGCGCAACCAGGGCCCAAAGCGCACCAGGCTGGTCTTCACGGACCTGCAGCGCCGCACGCTCATGGCCATCTTCAGGGAGAACCACCGCCCCACCAAGGAGCTGCAGGTCACCATCTCCCAGCAGCTCGGCCTGGAGCTCTCCACCGTCAGCAACTTCTTCATGAACGCCCGTCGACGCAACCTCAACAAGTGGGCCGACGAGGGCCGCCCGTCCTCCACGGGTTCTTCGGGCTCCAGCGCCTCCTCCTCTGCAGTGTCCTGCAGCACTGCGTGA